The following are from one region of the Anguilla rostrata isolate EN2019 chromosome 7, ASM1855537v3, whole genome shotgun sequence genome:
- the rassf3 gene encoding ras association domain-containing protein 3 isoform X4 — MTWTSTMSSGYSSLEEDSEEFFFTARTSFFKKPSGKPTNCKDVEKEKELRAHLSREEIGHKVELYNAAVRDHLKMTLNPSGLYTGFIKVQLELLRPITVRGGGGGGPAGSPRTHPVSGEEAFFMPRGTVNTLHISSSNTVRQVIEALLHKFTVADNPAKFALFKRYRREDQVYVCKLAEEEHPLFLRLVAGPNTDTLSFVLREQQTGEVMWDAFSIPELQNFLRILHKEEDDQVQVLTRRYANYREKLEEALRAVGNHG, encoded by the exons atGACGTGGACAAGCACCATGAGTAGTGGTTATAGTAGTTTAGAAGAAGACtctgaagaattttttttcacgGCCAgaacttcattttttaagaagCCCTCAGGGAAACCGACAAACTGCAAG GatgtggagaaagagaaggagctCCGCGCTCACCTCAGCCGGGAAGAGATCGGCCACAAGGTGGAGCTGTACAACGCGGCCGTCAGAGACCACCTCAAAATGACCTTG AACCCCAGCGGCCTCTACACGGGCTTCATCAAGGTCCAGCTGGAGCTGCTGCGGCCAATCACggtgcggggcgggggcgggggcgggcccgCGGGGTCGCCCCGGACGCACCCGGTCAGCGGGGAGGAGGCCTTCTTCATGCCCCGGGGCACGGTCAACACCCTGCACATCAGCAGCTCCAACACCGTGCGGCAGGTCATCGAGGCCCTGCTGCACAAGTTCACCGTGGCCGACAACCCCGCCAAGTTCGCCCTGTTCAAGCGCTACCGCCGAGAGGACCAAG tgtatgtgtgtaaactGGCGGAAGAGGAACACCCCTTGTTCCTGCGTCTGGTGGCGGGACCCAACACAGACACCCTGAGCTTCGTCCTGAGGGAGCAGCAGACCGGCGAGGTCATG TGGGACGCGTTCTCCATCCCGGAGCTTCAGAACTTCCTGCGTATCCTGCACAAGGAGGAGGACGACCAGGTACAGGTCCTGACCAGACGCTACGCCAACTACAGAgagaagctggaggaggcgcTGAGGGCCGTGGGGAATCATGGGTAA